One region of Brachybacterium saurashtrense genomic DNA includes:
- the wecC gene encoding UDP-N-acetyl-D-mannosamine dehydrogenase, which produces MSPNVPLDTVAVIGLGYIGLPTAAVLAQAGRTVIGVDIKQSTVEAINAGTVPFVEEGLETVVAGAVAQGKLSAQTETPEADVYIVSVPTPFKGDHDADLSYIEAAAKGIAPKLTGGELVVLESTAPPGATERMADVILEARPEFTKEANLPNSLYFSHAPERVLPGRIMIEMVDNDRIIGGLTPEASQLNRDLYASFCKGELLLTNARTAEMAKLTENAFRDVNIAFANELSLIADRQGIDVWELIELANHHPRVNILQPGPGVGGHCIAVDPWFIVSADREQSHLIRTAREVNDAKPEAVLQKVLAKADKLKNPVVAALGIAFKADIDDLRESPSKDIAVALSDRLEHGTVLVTEPNIDALPGEFADKDNVELTDLEDAIQRADIVLLLVDHAPFKDVDREALREKVVIDTKGLWR; this is translated from the coding sequence ATGAGCCCGAACGTCCCGCTCGACACGGTGGCCGTGATCGGCCTCGGCTACATCGGCCTTCCCACGGCGGCTGTGCTCGCCCAGGCCGGCAGAACGGTGATCGGCGTGGACATCAAACAGTCCACCGTCGAGGCGATCAACGCTGGCACCGTGCCGTTCGTCGAGGAGGGGCTCGAGACCGTCGTCGCCGGCGCCGTCGCGCAGGGAAAGCTCTCCGCCCAAACCGAGACCCCGGAGGCCGACGTCTACATCGTCTCCGTACCGACCCCCTTTAAGGGCGACCACGACGCAGACCTCTCGTACATCGAGGCTGCGGCGAAGGGCATCGCCCCGAAGCTCACGGGTGGCGAGTTGGTGGTGCTGGAATCCACTGCCCCTCCAGGCGCGACCGAACGCATGGCAGATGTGATCCTGGAGGCTCGGCCCGAGTTCACCAAGGAGGCGAACCTCCCGAACTCGCTGTACTTCTCGCACGCTCCTGAGCGCGTGCTGCCAGGCCGGATCATGATCGAGATGGTCGACAACGACCGCATCATCGGCGGGCTCACACCCGAGGCATCCCAGCTGAACCGCGACCTCTACGCGAGCTTCTGCAAGGGCGAGCTTCTGCTCACCAACGCCCGCACCGCCGAGATGGCCAAACTTACCGAGAACGCGTTCCGCGACGTGAACATCGCGTTCGCCAACGAGCTCTCGCTCATCGCGGACCGCCAGGGCATCGACGTGTGGGAGCTCATCGAGCTCGCCAACCACCACCCGCGAGTGAACATCCTCCAGCCAGGGCCCGGCGTGGGCGGCCACTGCATCGCAGTGGACCCCTGGTTCATCGTCTCCGCGGATCGCGAGCAGTCGCACCTGATCCGCACCGCCCGCGAGGTCAACGACGCCAAGCCCGAGGCCGTGCTCCAGAAAGTGCTGGCGAAGGCCGACAAGCTCAAGAACCCGGTCGTCGCCGCGCTCGGCATCGCGTTCAAGGCCGACATCGACGATCTCCGCGAGTCGCCGTCCAAAGACATCGCTGTAGCGCTATCGGACCGCCTCGAGCACGGCACCGTGCTCGTGACCGAGCCGAACATCGACGCGCTCCCCGGGGAGTTCGCGGACAAGGACAATGTGGAGCTCACCGACCTCGAAGACGCCATCCAGCGGGCAGACATCGTACTGCTACTGGTGGACCACGCTCCTTTCAAGGACGTCGACCGCGAGGCGCTGCGGGAGAAGGTCGTCATCGATACCAAGGGCCTGTGGCGCTGA
- a CDS encoding polysaccharide pyruvyl transferase family protein → MKKIALVGYFGWGNFGDELFLTVHRQELGKKYDLFVANDLLEAPYFSRPVSEITDEADAVLIGGGDLLNPLRVSDLYWQTDFLRKPTYVYGLGVPNQPFVRERVLDHYRQFFAHENCKLVVARDEESYNWIKKNLNPGEKLTWYPDPVCAMARPEAKRTEKGVLGVVMREHRSRSQDLGHLHEAIETARGMGYRIRHIALATGALGEGDLALAKELSGPDDEVVHSESLEELCQEISKVELLATIKFHGLVVATMYGVPAIAMSVTPKNRNFLRMIERPEMLVSYTNEGLKDRIHKHPARIHQKVRAQLHRSSRDGYALLREKLEESIGE, encoded by the coding sequence ATGAAGAAGATTGCGCTCGTAGGGTATTTCGGGTGGGGCAATTTTGGGGACGAGCTTTTCCTCACCGTCCACCGCCAGGAGCTGGGCAAGAAGTACGACCTTTTCGTCGCCAACGACCTCCTCGAGGCGCCGTACTTCTCGCGGCCGGTCTCTGAGATCACCGATGAGGCTGATGCTGTGCTGATCGGCGGCGGCGACCTCCTCAACCCGCTCAGGGTCAGCGATCTCTACTGGCAGACCGACTTTCTGCGCAAGCCCACCTACGTGTACGGCCTGGGTGTTCCCAATCAGCCGTTCGTGAGGGAGAGGGTGCTGGACCACTACCGACAGTTCTTCGCCCACGAGAACTGCAAGCTCGTCGTGGCCCGTGACGAGGAGAGCTACAACTGGATCAAGAAGAACCTCAACCCGGGGGAGAAGCTGACCTGGTACCCGGATCCTGTCTGCGCGATGGCGCGACCGGAGGCGAAGCGGACCGAGAAGGGAGTGCTCGGAGTCGTAATGCGCGAGCATCGCTCGCGCAGTCAGGATCTCGGCCATCTTCACGAAGCGATCGAGACGGCGCGAGGTATGGGATATAGGATCCGTCATATCGCACTGGCTACGGGTGCCCTCGGAGAGGGGGACTTGGCGCTGGCCAAGGAGCTGTCGGGGCCCGATGACGAAGTTGTACATTCCGAGTCCCTCGAAGAGCTCTGCCAGGAGATATCCAAGGTGGAGCTCCTCGCGACCATCAAGTTCCACGGACTCGTGGTCGCCACCATGTACGGAGTCCCGGCGATCGCGATGTCCGTCACTCCGAAGAACCGGAACTTCCTTCGAATGATTGAGCGCCCCGAGATGCTGGTCAGCTACACAAACGAGGGGCTGAAGGACCGCATCCACAAGCACCCGGCGCGTATCCATCAGAAGGTGCGGGCGCAGCTCCACCGCAGTTCGCGGGATGGGTACGCGCTGCTCAGGGAGAAGTTGGAGGAGTCGATTGGCGAGTGA
- the wecB gene encoding non-hydrolyzing UDP-N-acetylglucosamine 2-epimerase, with product MGLRIMTIYGTRPEAIKVAPIIKAIESADDLESVTVVTGQHREMLDQVNTMFGITPDHDLNIMSNGQSLNGIVAKVISGVDEVLRAEEPDAVIVQGDTSTVMGAAVSAFNRQVPVLHLEAGLRSGDINSPFPEEANRKLTSQIAALHLAPTSTSKANLTREAVSETDIVVTGNSVIDTLMYATENLEVHFEDERLEALQAGKTAGTAGRVLLVTAHRRENLGSAMEDIGAGVAEIARKYPDLTVVFPIHRNPEVRAAIRPAVEGLENVVLTEPLPYAAFTRILSLADIVLTDSGGVQEEAPSLGKPVLVMRENTERPEAVVAGTVKLIGTHSQRLIDEVSLLLDSEEAYAGMANAVNPYGDGAAAGRTVGAIRWKFMGGSRPADFGA from the coding sequence ATGGGACTGCGCATCATGACCATCTACGGCACCCGACCTGAGGCGATTAAGGTCGCCCCTATCATCAAGGCGATCGAGAGCGCCGACGACCTTGAGAGCGTCACGGTCGTTACGGGCCAGCACCGCGAGATGCTCGACCAGGTGAACACGATGTTCGGGATCACCCCTGACCATGATCTGAACATCATGAGCAACGGCCAGTCCCTGAACGGGATCGTCGCCAAGGTGATCTCGGGCGTCGACGAGGTGCTCCGCGCCGAGGAGCCCGATGCCGTGATCGTCCAGGGTGACACCTCCACCGTCATGGGGGCGGCGGTCTCGGCCTTCAACCGGCAGGTCCCCGTCCTCCACCTGGAAGCGGGGTTGAGGTCCGGCGACATCAACTCCCCTTTCCCGGAGGAGGCGAACCGTAAGCTGACCAGCCAGATCGCAGCACTCCATCTCGCGCCCACCTCGACGTCGAAGGCGAACCTCACCCGGGAGGCCGTCAGCGAGACTGACATCGTCGTCACGGGGAACTCGGTGATCGACACCCTGATGTATGCCACCGAGAATCTCGAGGTGCACTTCGAGGACGAGAGGCTGGAGGCGCTGCAGGCGGGGAAGACCGCAGGGACCGCCGGACGGGTGCTGCTGGTGACGGCGCACCGTCGCGAGAACCTCGGATCGGCTATGGAGGACATCGGCGCCGGCGTCGCCGAGATCGCGCGGAAGTACCCGGACCTCACGGTGGTGTTCCCGATCCACAGGAACCCCGAGGTCCGCGCCGCGATCCGACCTGCCGTCGAAGGTCTCGAGAACGTGGTGCTCACCGAGCCGCTCCCGTACGCCGCCTTCACCCGCATCCTCAGTCTCGCCGACATCGTCCTCACGGACTCCGGCGGGGTGCAGGAGGAGGCGCCGAGCCTCGGCAAGCCGGTGCTCGTCATGCGAGAGAATACCGAACGTCCGGAAGCCGTGGTCGCCGGCACGGTGAAGCTGATCGGCACCCATTCGCAGAGGCTGATCGACGAGGTCTCGCTGCTGCTGGACTCCGAGGAGGCGTACGCGGGGATGGCGAATGCGGTAAACCCCTACGGGGACGGCGCCGCGGCGGGGCGGACCGTGGGTGCGATCCGCTGGAAGTTCATGGGCGGTTCCCGCCCGGCGGACTTCGGAGCCTGA
- a CDS encoding glycosyltransferase, translated as MPDPLSSRLDAARKGLWHLRHGGIGEFRLWWSRQESRRAKPSLLANTPTNSGTAKPTVVRNSDLARDGFPLPALRKEPEYAPRPDHVLYLLHNALPHHSGGYATRTHGLLTELGRSGWDVDGVTRLGYPYDMPKMADVPDLPARELVGEVDYHHLLTGRQIEKKNPMFGYVARYVDALLPLAHEERPAILHGASNHWNGLAAVKAGRILGIPSVYEVRGLWEVTRGSRDPEWGRSDQYRYIARMEADAARGATKVIAITQALKDELISRGVDESKIVLVPNGVDTERFTPLPRDEELAEQLGVQGKTVIGYVGTVVDYEGLDLLIEAAATLRGRREDFHVLIIGDGAKLEDLQQIAAEQQLEDVVTFTGRVPHEEVERYYSLIDVTPFPRLPLPVCEMVSPLKPFEAMAMGKAVIASDVAALAEIVTPRMNGLLHTKGSAESLTEQIESLLDDPELATCLGSQAREWVVAERDWRQLAQTVAGMYAEIVA; from the coding sequence GTGCCCGATCCGCTGTCTTCCCGCCTCGACGCTGCGCGGAAGGGGCTGTGGCATCTGCGGCACGGTGGCATCGGGGAGTTCCGTCTTTGGTGGAGTCGACAGGAATCGCGCCGCGCGAAGCCCTCGCTGCTGGCGAACACGCCCACGAACTCGGGAACGGCGAAGCCCACCGTAGTGCGCAACTCTGATCTGGCACGGGACGGGTTCCCCCTGCCTGCGCTACGCAAGGAACCCGAGTATGCACCACGCCCCGATCACGTGCTCTACCTGCTGCACAACGCACTCCCCCACCACTCCGGTGGCTACGCGACGCGCACCCACGGCCTGCTCACCGAACTGGGCCGCTCCGGCTGGGACGTGGACGGGGTGACCCGGCTCGGCTATCCCTATGACATGCCGAAGATGGCCGACGTCCCGGACCTTCCTGCCCGGGAACTCGTGGGCGAGGTGGACTACCACCACCTGCTCACCGGGCGGCAGATCGAGAAGAAGAACCCGATGTTCGGCTACGTAGCCCGGTACGTCGACGCCCTGCTGCCGCTCGCCCACGAGGAGCGGCCCGCGATCCTGCACGGCGCCTCGAACCACTGGAACGGGCTCGCCGCGGTGAAGGCCGGGCGAATCCTCGGCATCCCTTCGGTGTACGAGGTCCGAGGACTGTGGGAGGTGACCCGTGGCTCCCGCGACCCCGAATGGGGGCGCAGTGACCAATACCGGTACATCGCCCGGATGGAAGCAGATGCAGCCCGCGGTGCGACGAAGGTCATCGCCATCACCCAGGCCTTGAAAGACGAGCTGATCTCTCGCGGCGTGGACGAGTCCAAGATCGTGCTGGTCCCCAACGGCGTGGACACCGAGCGTTTCACCCCGCTCCCCCGTGACGAGGAGCTCGCGGAACAGCTCGGCGTGCAGGGCAAGACCGTGATCGGGTACGTGGGCACCGTCGTGGACTACGAGGGCCTGGACCTGCTGATCGAGGCCGCCGCGACCCTTCGCGGTCGCCGCGAGGACTTCCACGTCCTGATCATCGGGGACGGCGCGAAGCTCGAGGACCTCCAGCAGATCGCCGCGGAGCAGCAGCTCGAGGACGTCGTCACCTTCACCGGGCGGGTCCCCCACGAGGAGGTGGAGCGGTACTACTCGCTCATCGACGTCACCCCGTTCCCGCGCCTCCCCCTGCCCGTGTGCGAGATGGTCTCCCCGCTCAAGCCCTTCGAGGCGATGGCGATGGGCAAGGCCGTGATCGCCTCCGACGTCGCCGCGCTCGCCGAGATCGTCACGCCGAGGATGAACGGCCTGCTGCACACCAAGGGCAGCGCCGAATCGCTGACCGAGCAGATCGAGTCGCTGCTCGACGACCCCGAGCTGGCCACGTGCCTCGGGTCCCAGGCCCGGGAGTGGGTGGTCGCTGAGCGCGACTGGCGCCAGCTCGCCCAGACCGTGGCGGGCATGTACGCGGAGATCGTGGCGTGA
- a CDS encoding heparinase II/III domain-containing protein, with protein MSLDLKAALRQTVATSYLQKDVDRLLAGRLKMAPHPEWELPEEPTWREDPFSDRNWCFQFHMLRWLEPLRRAAAKGDDAAFDMWLRWLTDWVEANPPEAPRSSWAWTDMSDGIRAQHLCQAAPMMAVRRPDLMPWLEHTIRVHAEHLADPHKMGNANHALHQQESLFVCGRVLGEKQLWQLAEARMCTLLHEQYDAQGVNAEGATAYHYNNFLWWERALERFDIEGLPRPDGADRHLHAPVEIAHATRPDGTLVPIGDTDTVDPRAITHPAIDYVTSNGARGTAPSETTAVYDAGLVLARSGWGSAERPYMDQTYYSVRFGPSRRVHGHPDGGSLTYSAQRTNWVVDLGKFQYGATTARNHVASRAAHTLVSLDGKAPRKDSTVSLVRSAFEPTHHDVELADDSFRGILLGRRVIYSTTGEYLIVLDSVDSARKVTAFQRWQLGPEITSSLNGSTAELGSENGVASLQSLGPDAEVTTVRGREDPFDGWVSRAWKSTEPATAIMFSRTGTSFRFLTVLGAAARNRPVATLVGESASALELTVDLESGRERVRLTPDQVSIYADPLLP; from the coding sequence GTGAGCCTCGACCTGAAGGCCGCGCTCCGCCAGACAGTCGCCACGTCCTATCTGCAGAAGGACGTCGACAGGCTTCTCGCCGGACGTCTGAAGATGGCGCCACACCCCGAGTGGGAACTCCCCGAGGAGCCAACGTGGCGCGAGGACCCGTTCTCAGACCGCAACTGGTGCTTCCAGTTCCACATGCTCCGCTGGCTCGAGCCACTGCGCCGCGCCGCCGCCAAGGGGGATGACGCGGCCTTTGACATGTGGCTGCGATGGCTCACCGACTGGGTGGAGGCGAATCCACCGGAAGCGCCGCGGAGTTCGTGGGCCTGGACGGACATGTCAGATGGAATCCGTGCCCAACATCTCTGCCAGGCCGCGCCGATGATGGCAGTGCGACGCCCGGACCTCATGCCCTGGCTCGAGCACACTATTCGAGTCCATGCCGAGCACCTCGCCGACCCCCACAAGATGGGCAATGCCAATCACGCGCTGCACCAACAAGAGTCGCTGTTCGTCTGCGGGCGCGTGTTGGGTGAAAAGCAACTCTGGCAGCTCGCCGAAGCAAGGATGTGCACCCTGCTCCACGAGCAATACGACGCCCAGGGCGTGAACGCCGAGGGCGCCACCGCATATCACTACAATAATTTCCTGTGGTGGGAACGGGCCCTCGAACGCTTCGACATCGAAGGCCTCCCCCGCCCTGACGGCGCGGACCGTCACCTGCATGCGCCGGTGGAGATCGCCCACGCCACGAGGCCTGATGGGACGTTGGTGCCGATCGGAGATACGGACACGGTGGATCCCAGAGCGATCACCCACCCCGCCATCGACTACGTGACCTCGAACGGGGCTCGCGGCACCGCACCGTCCGAGACGACAGCGGTCTATGACGCGGGCCTCGTTCTCGCGCGCAGCGGCTGGGGATCGGCGGAGCGGCCCTACATGGACCAGACCTATTACTCCGTGCGGTTCGGCCCATCGCGACGAGTGCACGGCCACCCGGATGGAGGCTCGCTCACCTACTCCGCGCAGCGCACGAACTGGGTCGTGGACCTGGGGAAGTTCCAGTACGGTGCCACCACAGCACGCAACCACGTCGCCTCACGCGCCGCGCACACGCTCGTGTCCCTCGACGGAAAAGCGCCACGAAAGGACTCGACGGTCTCACTTGTACGTTCGGCGTTCGAGCCCACACATCACGACGTCGAACTGGCGGACGACAGCTTCCGAGGGATCTTGCTCGGCCGACGCGTTATCTACTCCACGACTGGGGAGTACTTGATCGTGCTCGACAGCGTCGACTCCGCGCGCAAGGTCACCGCCTTTCAGCGCTGGCAGCTCGGACCAGAGATTACGTCGTCACTCAACGGGTCGACCGCGGAGTTGGGCTCCGAGAATGGCGTGGCATCACTGCAGTCTCTGGGACCAGACGCGGAGGTCACGACGGTCCGGGGCCGGGAAGACCCTTTCGACGGGTGGGTCTCGAGGGCCTGGAAGTCTACCGAGCCAGCGACGGCGATCATGTTCTCGCGAACGGGGACGTCGTTCCGCTTCCTCACTGTCCTCGGCGCGGCGGCCCGGAATCGCCCTGTGGCGACGCTCGTCGGGGAAAGCGCGTCCGCACTGGAGCTCACAGTCGACCTGGAGTCAGGGCGGGAGCGTGTCCGTTTGACCCCCGACCAAGTGTCGATCTACGCCGACCCGCTGCTGCCGTGA
- a CDS encoding response regulator transcription factor: MGTALVIEDDDDIRRLLEVVLGQAGYTVTAAATGGEGLDALAPDSPDLLLVDVGLPDIEGFEVVRRARPRIDGHIVMLSARSQEADARQGLEAGADAYLTKPFRPRQLRERLGEIVARPVSSAER, translated from the coding sequence ATGGGCACTGCGCTCGTGATCGAGGACGACGACGACATCCGCCGACTGCTCGAGGTGGTGCTCGGGCAGGCCGGTTACACCGTAACCGCGGCGGCCACCGGCGGCGAGGGGCTCGACGCCCTGGCGCCGGACTCGCCGGACCTGCTGCTGGTGGACGTGGGCCTGCCGGACATCGAGGGCTTCGAGGTGGTGCGCCGCGCCCGGCCCCGCATCGACGGGCACATCGTGATGCTCAGCGCCCGCTCCCAGGAGGCCGACGCCCGCCAGGGGCTCGAGGCCGGGGCCGACGCGTACCTCACCAAGCCGTTCCGGCCCCGCCAGCTGCGCGAGCGGCTGGGAGAGATCGTCGCCCGGCCGGTCAGCTCCGCGGAACGGTGA
- a CDS encoding glycosyltransferase — protein MTSLREFPLVGFRTGLPVENAWNVTRADSVDVTLSRSGLTVVTSSTTKSVYLVLAGDERSFRHIDDEHGIGIDQGSAYAIHLDTLANEEVRAEVHLLEYDASGTRTGVTTIDARHRALYLPPAGVDRVLVTVRVRGTSPLELGGLDLDAVERPAGARTGVKVVDFGVADTEHQQQAEQDLENFARSLEDVVAAGQRAGAVLHQVQDHLVAASEPRRSGGGGSLEARRLTRELLVELASTLPQSNGSEYFSTKLPLHAAVVTDEYMLNFYKDAFSEVTYVRPWAVDQVIAEGFDLLIYVTCWRGLHHEEWRGVKFREGPREALDKLLAFARENGRPTLFQSIEDPSNFDYFLPIARKFDHVFTSDTDCLEAYRRELGHDSVHYGEYGANPQLNNPIGSHRHTVNKAFFAGSYPKRYQERVDDMHVMFDSILSTGENLTLVDRNFGNEDYAFPEPYGELSLEPMPHDVLQRVHKLFRWSLNFNSIKSSPTMCAMRIYELQAQGRGLLSNYARSVFNRFPEIRIIADHENLESYFTAEIPLSEHRTNEAQVRSVLTSRTAQDIALRMLDAAGVDPGVPRGTPRVALVANRVDEQLRREVAAQSYPEVELVGDDADAEELLSREIRYIGRVDTEHSYGENYVMDRINAFKYTNSDFVTQSSTLREERIDGPAHEFVQHAEPGVTLHSVRRVGGDGVRDVLRGEIPAGAQGYSLPPFEAGPRLSPGAADRVPSGVETPVLSIIVPIYNAGTFLLTKCLPSIERNARAAEFEILLVDDGSTDGTTAQTCRDLAAQDPRIRAHCFETGGSGSASRPRNKGIEMARAPRLTFLDPDNEISDGGYDVLLELLDEAQAVDPEVGFVSGYQAKVTQSTGTTGRHTQERLTIRPNLREHYFKRGKFPVVSTQCAVMEKRLFDDGSLRFVERAAGQDTLFGWELMLAAQRGAFTAAAHLIYYAERDGSVTNTVDADYFRKKLIMEKAQVEVLTKYGLLESYRDHHFQNFFTNWYLPKLESMPVEGQDEARGLLRQIAELYGADATV, from the coding sequence ATGACCTCCCTGCGAGAATTCCCCCTGGTCGGCTTCCGGACCGGCCTCCCGGTCGAGAACGCGTGGAACGTGACCCGCGCCGATTCGGTCGACGTCACGCTCAGCCGCTCCGGACTGACCGTGGTCACCTCCTCGACCACGAAGTCCGTCTACCTCGTGCTCGCCGGTGATGAGCGGAGCTTCCGCCACATCGACGACGAGCACGGGATCGGCATCGACCAGGGGTCGGCCTATGCGATCCATCTGGACACGCTGGCGAACGAGGAGGTGCGGGCCGAGGTCCATCTCCTCGAGTACGACGCCTCCGGCACCAGGACGGGGGTCACGACGATCGACGCGCGGCATCGAGCGCTGTACCTCCCTCCCGCGGGCGTCGACAGGGTTCTCGTCACCGTGCGGGTGCGCGGAACCTCCCCCCTCGAGCTGGGCGGGCTCGACCTCGATGCCGTGGAGCGCCCCGCGGGGGCCCGAACTGGCGTGAAGGTCGTGGATTTCGGGGTCGCCGACACCGAGCACCAGCAGCAGGCCGAGCAGGATCTCGAGAACTTCGCCAGGAGCCTGGAGGACGTCGTCGCGGCGGGCCAGCGTGCGGGAGCGGTGCTGCACCAGGTGCAGGACCACCTGGTCGCCGCGAGCGAGCCGCGGAGGTCGGGTGGCGGCGGGTCGCTCGAGGCGCGCCGTCTCACCCGGGAGCTCCTCGTCGAGCTCGCCTCAACCTTGCCGCAGAGCAACGGCTCGGAGTACTTCTCCACCAAGCTTCCCCTCCACGCGGCCGTCGTGACCGACGAGTACATGCTGAACTTCTACAAGGACGCCTTCTCCGAGGTCACGTATGTGCGGCCCTGGGCGGTAGACCAGGTCATCGCCGAGGGATTCGATCTACTCATCTACGTGACCTGTTGGAGGGGGCTCCACCATGAGGAGTGGAGAGGCGTCAAGTTCAGGGAAGGGCCTCGGGAGGCTCTGGATAAGCTGTTGGCGTTCGCTCGCGAGAACGGGCGGCCTACGCTATTCCAGTCGATCGAGGACCCGAGCAACTTCGACTACTTCCTCCCCATCGCACGGAAGTTCGATCATGTCTTCACCTCCGACACCGACTGCCTCGAGGCGTACCGCCGCGAGCTCGGGCATGACAGCGTCCACTACGGCGAGTACGGGGCGAACCCTCAGCTCAACAACCCCATCGGCAGCCATCGCCACACGGTGAACAAGGCATTCTTCGCCGGGTCCTACCCCAAGCGGTATCAGGAGAGGGTCGATGACATGCATGTCATGTTCGACTCGATCCTGTCGACTGGCGAGAACCTCACCCTGGTGGACAGGAACTTCGGCAACGAGGACTACGCCTTCCCGGAGCCGTACGGAGAACTCTCCCTTGAACCCATGCCGCACGACGTGCTCCAACGGGTGCACAAGCTGTTCCGGTGGAGCCTGAACTTCAACTCCATCAAGTCGAGCCCCACGATGTGCGCCATGCGCATCTACGAGCTCCAGGCGCAGGGTCGTGGACTGCTCTCCAATTATGCGAGGTCCGTGTTCAACCGGTTCCCCGAGATCCGCATCATCGCCGACCACGAGAACCTCGAGTCCTACTTCACTGCGGAGATCCCGCTCAGCGAACACCGCACCAACGAGGCCCAGGTGCGCAGCGTCCTCACCTCGCGCACCGCGCAGGACATCGCCCTGAGAATGCTTGACGCCGCCGGAGTGGATCCCGGCGTACCGCGAGGCACTCCCCGGGTCGCTCTGGTGGCGAACCGGGTGGACGAGCAGCTGCGACGGGAGGTCGCCGCCCAGTCTTACCCGGAGGTCGAGCTCGTCGGAGACGACGCCGATGCCGAGGAGCTCCTCTCCCGCGAGATCCGCTACATCGGTCGTGTCGACACAGAGCACAGCTACGGCGAGAACTATGTGATGGACAGGATCAACGCGTTCAAGTACACGAACTCCGACTTCGTCACCCAGTCCTCCACCCTCCGGGAGGAACGGATCGACGGGCCTGCGCACGAGTTCGTGCAGCACGCCGAGCCCGGAGTCACGCTGCACTCCGTGCGCCGGGTCGGCGGCGACGGCGTCCGCGACGTGCTTCGCGGCGAGATCCCCGCCGGTGCACAGGGCTACTCGCTGCCTCCCTTCGAAGCGGGGCCGCGGCTGTCGCCTGGTGCGGCGGACCGTGTCCCGAGCGGAGTCGAGACGCCGGTGCTCTCGATCATCGTTCCGATCTACAACGCCGGTACGTTCCTGCTGACCAAGTGTCTGCCCAGCATCGAGCGGAATGCACGCGCCGCCGAGTTCGAGATCCTGCTGGTGGACGACGGCTCAACTGACGGGACGACCGCGCAGACGTGTCGCGACCTCGCCGCACAGGACCCGCGTATTCGCGCGCACTGCTTCGAGACCGGTGGCAGCGGCAGCGCATCCCGCCCGAGGAACAAGGGCATCGAGATGGCCCGCGCCCCGCGGCTGACGTTCCTCGACCCCGACAATGAGATCTCCGACGGCGGGTACGACGTGCTCCTAGAGCTCCTCGACGAGGCTCAGGCCGTCGACCCCGAGGTGGGCTTTGTCTCGGGCTACCAGGCCAAGGTCACCCAATCGACGGGCACGACGGGCCGGCACACCCAGGAGCGGCTGACGATCCGACCGAATCTGCGGGAGCACTATTTCAAACGCGGTAAGTTTCCTGTCGTCTCCACCCAGTGCGCGGTGATGGAGAAGCGTCTCTTCGACGACGGGAGCCTTCGATTCGTCGAGCGGGCAGCAGGTCAGGACACGCTGTTCGGTTGGGAGCTGATGCTTGCAGCGCAGCGGGGGGCCTTCACCGCGGCGGCGCATCTGATCTATTACGCCGAGCGGGACGGGTCGGTGACCAACACCGTCGACGCCGACTACTTCCGCAAGAAGCTCATCATGGAGAAAGCTCAGGTCGAGGTGCTCACGAAGTACGGACTTCTCGAGTCCTACCGGGACCATCATTTCCAGAACTTCTTTACCAACTGGTACCTGCCGAAGCTCGAGTCCATGCCCGTCGAGGGGCAGGACGAGGCCCGGGGTCTGCTGCGGCAGATCGCCGAACTCTATGGCGCCGACGCCACTGTCTGA